The following proteins come from a genomic window of bacterium:
- the thiC gene encoding phosphomethylpyrimidine synthase ThiC — MKTLKKISEIEKIDLQILKERFEKGEIVILKNKVRDNVIAVGIGKGLKTKVNANIGTSSDKNNLDFELEKLQVAIEAGTDTVMDLSTAGDLDLIRKEILKNCTIPLGTVPIYQAVVETIKEKGGFVKMGEDKIFEVIEKHLKDGVDFVTVHCGVTQKVLKCLKEQGRALDIVSRGGAFHATWMIANKKENPLYENFDRLLKLMKKYDAVLSLGDGLRPGSIADSTDRAQIQELLTLGELTQRARAEGVQVMVEGPGHMPLNEIEANVLLEKKICHNAPFYVLGPLVTDIGMGYDHITASIGAAVASSSGADFICYVTPSEHLRLPTLDDVKLGVIGARIAAHAGDISKEVKDARGWDNEMTKYRKDRNWEQQICLSIDPATSKRVRSESKPSSEEDVCTMCGEFCAIKIVADWLKSNS; from the coding sequence ATGAAAACGCTAAAAAAGATATCTGAAATAGAAAAAATCGACTTGCAAATCCTTAAAGAGAGGTTTGAAAAGGGCGAAATCGTAATCTTGAAAAATAAGGTTCGCGATAATGTCATTGCGGTGGGTATAGGTAAGGGTTTAAAGACGAAAGTAAATGCAAATATCGGAACTTCCTCTGACAAAAACAATTTAGACTTTGAACTCGAAAAACTTCAAGTAGCAATAGAGGCAGGTACTGATACCGTAATGGACCTTTCGACTGCAGGGGATTTAGATTTAATAAGAAAAGAAATCTTAAAAAACTGTACTATTCCTCTTGGAACTGTTCCCATTTATCAAGCAGTGGTGGAAACCATAAAAGAAAAGGGCGGATTCGTGAAGATGGGGGAGGACAAAATCTTTGAAGTGATAGAAAAACACTTAAAAGACGGAGTCGATTTTGTCACGGTTCACTGTGGCGTTACGCAGAAGGTGCTTAAATGTTTAAAAGAGCAAGGCAGAGCACTGGATATTGTTTCCCGCGGTGGAGCCTTCCACGCTACATGGATGATTGCAAACAAAAAAGAAAACCCTTTGTATGAGAATTTCGACCGGCTTTTAAAATTAATGAAAAAATACGATGCGGTTCTTTCTCTGGGTGACGGATTAAGGCCGGGAAGTATAGCTGATTCTACAGATAGAGCCCAAATTCAGGAGCTTTTGACCCTTGGAGAACTTACTCAGAGAGCAAGAGCTGAAGGTGTCCAAGTCATGGTAGAAGGTCCTGGACATATGCCTTTAAACGAAATAGAAGCTAATGTCCTACTGGAAAAAAAGATTTGCCACAATGCTCCTTTTTATGTGCTTGGACCTCTTGTTACGGATATAGGTATGGGTTACGACCATATAACTGCTAGTATAGGCGCTGCCGTGGCATCCAGTTCCGGCGCTGATTTTATATGTTATGTTACTCCTTCTGAACATTTGAGACTGCCGACTCTGGATGATGTAAAATTGGGAGTAATCGGAGCGCGTATTGCCGCGCATGCGGGTGATATATCCAAAGAAGTAAAGGACGCAAGAGGGTGGGATAATGAGATGACTAAATACAGGAAAGATAGAAATTGGGAGCAACAGATATGTTTATCTATAGATCCTGCTACGTCAAAAAGAGTGAGGAGTGAGAGCAAACCTTCTTCGGAAGAAGATGTATGCACTATGTGCGGAGAGTTTTGTGCAATAAAAATAGTCGCAGATTGGTTGAAAAGCAATTCATGA
- the def gene encoding peptide deformylase encodes MGNKTENLSIKIYGEAILREKASELDGIKEDDLRIIEKMVDVMVANEGIGFAAPQIGIGKQIIVVRSDEDIIKLINPVILKKEGEEEAKEGCLSLPDIYVDVKRAVYISVKGMNERWEPVIIEAEGLTARILQHEIDHLNGVLIIDYTSPVSEVLVKQQLKKLRRL; translated from the coding sequence ATGGGAAATAAAACAGAGAATTTATCGATTAAGATATACGGAGAGGCTATATTAAGAGAAAAAGCTTCTGAACTTGACGGGATCAAAGAAGATGACCTTCGCATAATAGAAAAAATGGTCGATGTTATGGTTGCAAACGAAGGCATAGGTTTTGCTGCTCCTCAAATAGGTATAGGTAAGCAAATAATTGTAGTCAGAAGTGATGAAGATATAATAAAGTTAATTAACCCTGTAATTCTTAAAAAAGAGGGAGAAGAAGAAGCAAAAGAAGGTTGTCTATCTTTACCCGATATCTATGTTGACGTAAAAAGAGCTGTCTATATTTCGGTAAAGGGTATGAATGAGAGGTGGGAACCTGTTATAATTGAGGCTGAAGGGCTAACAGCTAGAATTCTACAGCATGAAATTGACCATTTGAATGGTGTATTAATAATAGATTACACTTCGCCTGTAAGTGAAGTGTTAGTAAAACAACAGTTGAAAAAATTAAGGAGGTTATAA
- a CDS encoding stage 0 sporulation protein, which produces MLKLVHLKFDKEEGNSWFRSSLSQHHLGQMCVAETKDGLTVGKVDAVSEITDSKIASKVKPILREATKDDIRKMETGIRKERHAISVFQNRIQKYKLPMKLVGIESHFSAKKITFYFTSQERVDFAALVKDLARAFKCRIELRQIGDREKSKRIGGYGPCGRLLCCQSFLKNFEPVTMKMAKEQELPLDSSKLGGMCGKLLCCLRYELSFYREKKNKTTK; this is translated from the coding sequence ATGTTGAAATTAGTGCATTTAAAATTTGATAAAGAAGAAGGCAATAGCTGGTTCAGGTCTTCTTTGTCTCAACATCATCTCGGACAGATGTGTGTTGCTGAAACAAAAGACGGGCTTACGGTTGGCAAAGTAGATGCAGTTTCAGAGATTACAGACAGCAAAATAGCAAGCAAAGTCAAGCCTATTTTAAGAGAAGCTACAAAAGACGATATCAGAAAGATGGAAACGGGCATAAGGAAAGAAAGACATGCCATTTCGGTCTTTCAAAACAGAATTCAAAAATATAAACTCCCCATGAAATTGGTAGGCATAGAATCCCACTTTTCCGCAAAAAAAATCACTTTTTATTTTACTTCTCAAGAAAGAGTGGATTTTGCCGCTTTAGTGAAAGATTTAGCACGAGCTTTTAAATGCCGCATTGAGCTTAGACAGATAGGAGATAGAGAAAAAAGCAAAAGAATTGGAGGATATGGTCCATGTGGAAGATTGTTATGTTGCCAAAGCTTCCTTAAAAATTTTGAACCTGTAACAATGAAGATGGCCAAAGAGCAGGAACTGCCTTTAGATTCTTCAAAACTTGGCGGCATGTGCGGTAAACTACTTTGTTGTTTGAGATACGAACTATCCTTCTATCGGGAAAAGAAAAATAAAACCACCAAATAA